In a genomic window of Methanosarcina horonobensis HB-1 = JCM 15518:
- a CDS encoding transglutaminase-like domain-containing protein has translation MHTESDNIQDYLKKSDVIDYDHKLIVAKCRELEKGMEEKDETSLIKKIYEFVRDDIDHSGDIDAQEVTCKASEVLETGHGICCAKSHLLAAMLRCLGIPAGFCYQKLCSGQEGINRKVLHGLNAVYLKDLDRWVRLDARGNKPGVDAQFSVYEEKIAWPVNKERGEEDHPVIFKEPNHVVVEILKKSNDRKEMWAQWELGLKDLFRN, from the coding sequence ATGCATACTGAAAGCGACAATATTCAGGATTACCTCAAAAAGAGCGACGTCATAGATTATGATCATAAACTGATTGTTGCTAAGTGCCGTGAATTAGAGAAAGGCATGGAAGAGAAAGACGAAACCAGCCTGATCAAGAAAATCTATGAATTTGTTCGGGACGACATTGATCACTCAGGGGATATAGATGCACAGGAAGTTACTTGCAAGGCATCAGAAGTTTTGGAAACTGGGCATGGGATCTGCTGTGCTAAATCTCATCTTCTTGCAGCCATGTTAAGATGTCTTGGGATACCAGCCGGATTCTGCTATCAGAAACTTTGTTCAGGTCAGGAGGGTATTAACAGGAAAGTTCTTCACGGCCTGAACGCTGTATATCTGAAAGACTTAGACAGATGGGTAAGGCTGGACGCAAGAGGAAATAAGCCGGGTGTGGATGCCCAGTTCTCCGTATATGAAGAAAAAATTGCCTGGCCGGTTAATAAAGAGCGTGGGGAAGAAGATCATCCGGTAATATTCAAAGAACCCAATCATGTCGTTGTTGAAATATTAAAGAAAAGTAACGATAGGAAAGAGATGTGGGCACAGTGGGAACTTGGGCTGAAAGATTTGTTTCGTAATTAA
- a CDS encoding GNAT family N-acetyltransferase, with the protein MKLEIQFCQLNEKYVNAAADLVMSAYMEEKTEIPFLPYEKEQLYFLRKLIKNLFDDGTGIAAVRDEELIGFIAGFKVKELFGKCKGIYSPLYGHGGEKEYRRVLYQELYTRTAEIWVRNACFTHALTFFAHDTETIDLWFRQGFGLRCVDSICESKRIPANNPSDIIIRKVDVLDIPALADIHRQHNMYYENSPVFMPRRNEDPVQYLTDWLKKDNHHLWAAYQGGKTLGYMRIQPEAETFVSEHRDVMNITGAYVLESERKAGTGTMLLGAVKEWLLQNGYTLCGVDFESINITGGRFWNKHFVPYAYSMVRRIDERISI; encoded by the coding sequence ATGAAACTTGAAATTCAATTTTGCCAGCTGAATGAAAAATATGTGAATGCAGCAGCGGACCTAGTTATGTCTGCATACATGGAAGAAAAGACAGAGATTCCATTTTTGCCTTACGAAAAAGAACAATTGTACTTTTTGAGGAAATTAATCAAGAATTTATTTGACGACGGAACAGGCATTGCTGCTGTCAGGGATGAAGAATTAATTGGGTTTATAGCCGGATTTAAGGTAAAGGAACTATTTGGGAAATGTAAAGGCATTTACAGTCCTCTATATGGGCACGGCGGGGAAAAAGAATATAGACGCGTATTGTATCAGGAATTATATACGCGTACAGCTGAAATATGGGTAAGAAATGCTTGCTTTACTCATGCGTTAACATTTTTCGCACATGACACGGAAACTATTGATTTATGGTTTAGGCAGGGGTTCGGTCTGCGCTGTGTAGACTCTATTTGCGAATCAAAAAGAATTCCTGCAAATAATCCTTCCGATATTATAATTAGAAAAGTAGACGTGCTTGATATACCCGCTTTAGCAGACATTCATAGACAGCATAATATGTATTATGAGAATTCACCTGTTTTCATGCCAAGAAGAAATGAAGACCCGGTTCAGTATTTAACTGATTGGCTTAAAAAAGACAATCATCATTTATGGGCAGCTTATCAGGGTGGAAAAACGCTTGGATATATGAGAATTCAACCGGAAGCCGAAACTTTTGTTTCGGAACACAGGGACGTTATGAACATAACAGGTGCATATGTCCTGGAGAGTGAAAGAAAAGCGGGCACAGGAACTATGTTATTGGGAGCAGTAAAGGAATGGCTTTTACAAAACGGGTATACTCTTTGCGGAGTGGATTTTGAATCCATAAATATTACGGGAGGCAGATTCTGGAATAAGCATTTCGTTCCGTATGCGTACAGCATGGTTAGACGGATTGATGAGAGAATTTCAATATGA
- a CDS encoding phosphoglycolate phosphatase, with translation MKFKALVVDIDGTITCENRELHLGAVKKIRTLKVPVVLATGNILCYARTTSRLIGLDGAVIAENGGAVTVRYDLNGIFEGSIEECEKAFSFLSRHFKLTKLDPMYRKTEIALRRDFDLEEARALLQTQPYDIELVDTKYAIHIKSIKINKGIGLQKLAGMMSLEAEDFVAIGDSANDAEMFEAAGFGIAVANGDERIKEVANYVTEASFGDGAIEAIEFLELNGWI, from the coding sequence ATGAAATTCAAAGCTCTTGTCGTTGACATTGACGGGACAATTACCTGCGAAAACAGGGAACTCCATCTGGGAGCCGTCAAAAAAATCCGTACCCTTAAAGTTCCGGTAGTTCTTGCCACAGGCAACATTCTATGTTATGCAAGGACAACATCAAGGCTTATCGGCCTAGACGGGGCTGTAATTGCTGAAAATGGGGGAGCCGTTACTGTCCGTTATGACCTGAACGGCATTTTTGAAGGAAGTATCGAAGAATGTGAAAAAGCCTTTTCTTTCCTTTCCAGGCACTTTAAGCTCACAAAACTGGACCCCATGTACCGCAAGACCGAAATTGCCCTCAGGCGTGACTTTGACCTTGAAGAAGCCAGAGCCCTCCTGCAAACTCAGCCCTATGATATAGAACTTGTCGACACCAAATACGCAATCCATATCAAAAGCATCAAAATCAACAAAGGGATAGGACTCCAGAAGCTTGCAGGAATGATGAGCCTTGAAGCCGAAGATTTTGTAGCAATAGGAGACTCAGCAAACGACGCTGAAATGTTTGAGGCTGCAGGCTTCGGAATCGCCGTTGCGAATGGAGACGAAAGAATAAAGGAAGTTGCCAATTACGTGACAGAGGCATCTTTTGGGGACGGGGCTATAGAAGCCATTGAATTTCTTGAATTAAACGGCTGGATTTAA
- the radA gene encoding DNA repair and recombination protein RadA: MSEIALEELPGVGPATAEKLKEAGFNTIEAVAVASPSELATTAEIGESTAAKIINAARQAADIGGFETGDLVLERRKLVGKLTTGCAEFDEMMGGGIETQAITELYGEFGSGKTQVAHQLAVNVQMDKEHGGLGGSVIIIDTENTFRPERITQMVKGLSEKYGMELNPEEFLQNIHVARAYNSNHQILLVDSATDLANELKEMGKPVRLLIVDSLMAHFRAEYVGRGTLADRQQKLNKHMHGLLRFGDLFNACVVVTNQVMAKPDAFFGDPTRPVGGHIVGHTATFRLYLRKSKGEKRIIRLVDSPSLPEGEAVVAVTMAGLTDQ; this comes from the coding sequence ATGAGCGAAATAGCACTCGAAGAACTGCCAGGAGTTGGCCCTGCTACTGCAGAAAAACTCAAAGAAGCCGGATTTAACACAATTGAAGCAGTCGCTGTAGCGTCTCCTTCTGAACTTGCAACTACAGCCGAAATTGGGGAATCGACTGCTGCAAAAATCATCAATGCCGCAAGACAGGCTGCTGATATAGGGGGATTTGAGACCGGAGATCTCGTCCTTGAAAGAAGGAAATTGGTAGGCAAACTTACCACCGGTTGTGCCGAGTTTGATGAAATGATGGGCGGGGGCATAGAAACCCAGGCTATTACCGAATTGTACGGAGAATTCGGTTCAGGAAAGACCCAGGTGGCTCACCAGCTCGCAGTGAATGTCCAGATGGACAAAGAACATGGGGGTCTTGGCGGGTCCGTCATTATAATCGACACTGAAAATACCTTCAGGCCGGAAAGGATCACCCAGATGGTAAAGGGGCTTTCCGAGAAGTACGGAATGGAACTTAATCCTGAAGAATTCCTGCAGAACATTCATGTTGCCAGGGCATACAATTCAAATCACCAGATACTTCTTGTGGACTCTGCAACAGACCTGGCAAACGAGCTCAAGGAAATGGGCAAACCCGTTCGCCTCCTGATCGTTGACTCTCTTATGGCTCATTTCAGGGCTGAATATGTAGGGCGAGGAACCCTTGCAGACAGGCAGCAGAAGCTCAACAAACATATGCATGGTCTGCTCCGCTTCGGAGACCTGTTCAACGCCTGTGTTGTTGTTACCAACCAGGTTATGGCAAAACCTGACGCCTTCTTTGGCGACCCCACAAGGCCAGTCGGAGGGCACATAGTCGGGCACACGGCAACCTTCAGGCTTTACCTGCGGAAGTCCAAAGGAGAGAAGAGAATTATCCGTCTCGTGGACTCTCCCAGCCTCCCGGAAGGAGAAGCTGTTGTTGCAGTTACCATGGCCGGACTTACTGATCAGTGA
- a CDS encoding phosphopantetheine adenylyltransferase — translation MPKVAVGGTFQYLHDGHARLIEKAFEIAGSGKVHIGLTSDEMLQKNHSVDSYENRRSRLLEYIKNMGVPEDKYEVTRLNDPYGPTLEEDFDYIIVSPETYPVALKINSIRKEKGKKPLEIVYVEYVMAEDGIPISSTRISKGEIDRHGRLKKEA, via the coding sequence ATGCCAAAGGTCGCCGTAGGCGGTACGTTTCAGTATCTTCATGACGGACACGCCAGATTAATCGAAAAAGCATTTGAGATCGCAGGCAGCGGAAAGGTCCACATAGGGCTAACTTCAGACGAGATGCTGCAAAAAAACCACAGCGTCGATAGCTATGAAAACAGGAGGAGCCGGCTACTTGAGTATATAAAAAATATGGGAGTTCCGGAAGATAAGTACGAGGTTACCAGGCTGAACGATCCCTACGGTCCAACTCTGGAAGAAGACTTCGACTACATAATTGTCTCCCCTGAGACCTATCCGGTTGCCCTGAAAATTAACAGCATCAGAAAGGAAAAGGGAAAGAAACCTCTAGAAATCGTGTACGTTGAGTATGTTATGGCTGAAGATGGGATCCCAATTTCTTCTACAAGGATTTCAAAAGGAGAAATTGACAGGCACGGCAGGTTAAAAAAAGAGGCTTAA
- a CDS encoding TIM barrel protein, with protein sequence MSPEKLIFGTAGVPRSTKASNSTAGIERVRELGLDCMELEFVQGVRMSEKGAGNVLETARRENIALSVHAPYYINLNSSEEEKLKASMERIYQSARIGSLCGAESIVLHAAFYQKSSREAVYENVSKALKELAEQLRDEDIPAVLRPETMGKRTQFGTLEEVLSLSEEIEGVMPCLDFSHMHAREGKENSYPEFMAILSKVEDALGKEGLTNMHMHVSGIEYDRNGEKKHLILKESDFNYPELLKALKEFEVKGLVICESPIMEEDALLLKETYIGL encoded by the coding sequence ATGTCACCAGAAAAACTTATTTTTGGAACTGCCGGAGTTCCCAGAAGCACAAAAGCCAGCAATAGCACTGCAGGAATTGAGAGGGTCAGGGAACTGGGGCTCGACTGCATGGAACTTGAGTTCGTGCAGGGAGTGCGCATGAGCGAGAAAGGGGCAGGGAATGTGCTGGAAACAGCCAGAAGAGAAAACATAGCCCTGAGCGTACATGCACCTTATTACATCAACCTGAACTCTTCGGAAGAAGAGAAATTAAAAGCCAGCATGGAAAGGATCTATCAATCTGCAAGGATAGGTAGCCTCTGCGGAGCAGAGTCAATCGTGCTACATGCAGCCTTTTATCAGAAGAGCAGCAGAGAGGCAGTCTATGAGAATGTCTCAAAAGCTCTCAAGGAGCTTGCAGAACAGTTAAGGGATGAAGATATTCCTGCAGTCCTTCGTCCTGAGACAATGGGCAAACGTACACAGTTTGGGACCCTTGAAGAAGTGCTTTCCTTAAGCGAAGAAATAGAAGGGGTCATGCCCTGCCTGGACTTTTCCCACATGCATGCAAGGGAAGGAAAAGAAAACTCTTATCCCGAGTTTATGGCAATCCTTTCGAAAGTAGAGGATGCCCTTGGGAAGGAAGGGCTTACAAACATGCATATGCATGTCTCGGGAATAGAATACGACAGGAATGGGGAAAAGAAGCACCTTATTCTTAAAGAATCCGATTTTAACTATCCTGAACTCCTGAAGGCTCTTAAAGAATTCGAAGTTAAAGGGCTTGTCATCTGCGAAAGCCCTATCATGGAAGAAGATGCACTTCTGTTAAAGGAGACTTACATTGGGTTGTAA
- a CDS encoding methionine synthase produces MQEIVFIDEGSLPTPEGVTREWVTVAAENRNEDEKLFSIIRDAFQRKIDVGVHVPTYPQFRDMIGQFLDIIKDEKNCYEPYVLKEESAKILELEIIDEIAKQYKKEIGKTLEVRVCIAGPTDMYLQAFGATAFVDAYHILALDIEKFIKQAFKTAKNFKIKVIALDEISLGLTDKIQFSDADIISALTVASNYARQQGADMEIHVYSPLKYKLICETPINVIGFEYAGNPSYIDLLDRKVLEDSNTYVGVGVSRTDIFSLISIVNEKYGVNAWKEKEYMQKIVTELETPDVIKNRLETTFSILGDRIKYASPDCGLAFWPDQDLAFKLLENTAKGINQFNAEKKDR; encoded by the coding sequence ATGCAGGAGATTGTTTTTATCGATGAAGGCAGCCTTCCCACACCTGAAGGTGTCACAAGGGAATGGGTAACGGTTGCAGCTGAAAATAGAAATGAAGATGAAAAACTCTTTTCAATAATAAGGGATGCCTTCCAGAGAAAAATTGATGTGGGAGTGCATGTTCCCACATATCCTCAGTTCAGGGATATGATAGGTCAGTTTCTTGATATCATAAAAGACGAAAAAAACTGCTATGAGCCTTATGTATTGAAAGAGGAAAGTGCAAAGATCCTTGAGCTGGAAATAATCGATGAAATTGCGAAACAGTACAAAAAAGAGATCGGGAAGACTCTTGAAGTCAGGGTCTGTATTGCAGGCCCTACAGATATGTATCTTCAGGCTTTCGGGGCAACAGCTTTTGTGGATGCGTACCATATTCTTGCACTGGATATTGAGAAATTCATTAAACAGGCATTTAAAACAGCAAAAAATTTTAAAATTAAAGTTATAGCCCTGGATGAAATCAGCCTGGGATTAACCGATAAGATTCAGTTTTCTGACGCTGATATCATATCGGCTCTTACCGTTGCGTCTAACTATGCCCGGCAACAGGGAGCGGATATGGAAATTCATGTATATTCCCCACTGAAGTATAAGCTTATATGCGAGACTCCTATCAATGTCATAGGATTTGAGTATGCGGGAAATCCTTCCTATATTGACCTTCTTGACAGAAAGGTACTGGAGGATTCAAATACTTATGTGGGAGTCGGAGTATCAAGAACCGATATTTTCAGCCTTATAAGTATTGTCAATGAGAAGTACGGAGTTAATGCTTGGAAGGAAAAAGAGTACATGCAAAAAATCGTAACCGAGCTCGAGACTCCAGATGTTATAAAAAACAGGCTTGAAACGACTTTTTCCATTCTTGGGGATCGAATAAAGTATGCGAGTCCGGACTGTGGGCTGGCGTTCTGGCCGGATCAGGACCTTGCTTTCAAGCTGCTTGAGAATACAGCAAAAGGTATCAATCAATTTAATGCAGAAAAAAAGGATCGGTGA
- a CDS encoding DUF378 domain-containing protein translates to MHAKGLVRKEKSKLKGLSKLLVLIGALNWGLVGLLNFDLVATLFGKKSIISKLVYIFVGLSGVYLITIYKEKYSYLKKHWRPGEKKYSGKQYSWSGIP, encoded by the coding sequence ATGCATGCTAAAGGTCTGGTAAGGAAGGAGAAGTCTAAACTGAAGGGTCTATCCAAATTGTTAGTACTAATAGGTGCTTTGAACTGGGGTCTTGTAGGGCTCCTGAACTTCGATCTGGTAGCGACTCTTTTTGGGAAGAAGTCAATTATCTCGAAACTGGTTTACATTTTTGTGGGTCTGTCTGGAGTCTATCTAATAACGATTTATAAGGAAAAATATTCGTACCTGAAAAAACACTGGCGTCCGGGTGAGAAGAAGTACAGCGGCAAGCAGTACAGCTGGAGCGGAATTCCATAA